The following coding sequences are from one Candidatus Deferrimicrobium sp. window:
- a CDS encoding DUF1302 domain-containing protein, protein MTAKLTWVLLLAALTVLFTDVAHAFRFDVSESVWGNLDMQLTLGSGMRMSKQNPGLVGDPTRVPGANTAVSSNGDDGDLNYKKYDLFTTYLKFTPELLLRFPDGYKFMARGTALYDFKATDTRRTDLSEGATQAVARDVRLLDLWVSKDMQIGGQRNRVRVGNQVINWGESIFALGGINATNTFDLQKLSIPGTQLKEAILPAPMVSVESGLGGGVNVEAYYQFGWYENRLPPVGTYFSVADILGAGRGGLWGRGRTGGRQSLFLNGDPTSPDFVNFGGLDPAADPTQANTLAVPFAGDKRAKDSGQYGVAMHYKPKSLRMDFGLYFLNYHDKMPVLKTLADGRLQWEYLENRKLYGASTNFALGDWAVGIETSYRPKEAVALSSCYGQGGELDLITNGPVGINCPSWIDQKKWQTHLTGILLMTPGNHGWFLDLLGAQTAAFTGEAVWINFPGVSPNKRYNRTIDGVPVTQVPAAGYGFWEGPAVTRDIGAGPLPYKTAAGQGTANSYGYTLDFNWTYDNKIISGWQVIPGLTFFHAVKGFTPTLTANFFEGAKSLNFYLLFNQNPPSRWQVGLNYTNYFGNNQLLADRDFIGGYLTRNF, encoded by the coding sequence ATGACGGCAAAGTTGACGTGGGTATTGCTGTTAGCGGCCTTGACGGTGCTGTTTACGGATGTGGCGCACGCGTTCCGTTTCGACGTTAGCGAATCGGTCTGGGGAAACCTGGACATGCAGTTGACCCTGGGTTCCGGGATGCGGATGTCCAAACAGAACCCCGGCTTGGTGGGCGATCCGACCCGCGTGCCCGGGGCGAACACCGCCGTGTCCTCCAATGGCGACGACGGCGATCTGAACTACAAGAAGTACGACCTGTTCACCACGTACCTGAAGTTCACCCCGGAACTGCTGCTGCGATTCCCGGACGGGTACAAGTTCATGGCCCGCGGGACCGCGCTCTACGATTTCAAGGCGACGGACACCCGGCGCACGGATCTTTCGGAAGGCGCCACGCAGGCGGTCGCCAGGGATGTCCGGCTGCTGGACTTGTGGGTAAGCAAGGACATGCAAATCGGGGGCCAGCGCAACCGGGTCCGCGTGGGCAACCAAGTCATCAACTGGGGGGAGAGCATCTTCGCGCTCGGGGGGATCAACGCCACCAATACCTTCGATCTTCAGAAGCTCTCGATCCCGGGGACGCAGCTTAAGGAAGCGATCCTCCCCGCGCCGATGGTGAGCGTGGAGAGCGGCCTGGGCGGCGGCGTCAATGTCGAGGCGTACTACCAGTTCGGCTGGTACGAGAATCGCCTGCCTCCCGTGGGGACCTATTTTTCCGTGGCGGACATTCTGGGGGCGGGGCGTGGCGGACTGTGGGGACGGGGGAGGACAGGGGGACGCCAGTCGTTGTTCCTTAACGGCGACCCCACTTCCCCCGACTTCGTAAACTTCGGCGGGCTCGACCCGGCCGCCGACCCGACGCAGGCAAACACCCTCGCGGTCCCGTTCGCGGGGGACAAGAGGGCGAAAGACAGCGGGCAGTACGGCGTTGCGATGCATTACAAGCCGAAGAGCCTAAGGATGGACTTCGGGCTGTACTTTTTGAACTACCACGACAAAATGCCGGTCCTCAAGACATTGGCGGACGGCCGCCTCCAGTGGGAATACCTCGAAAACCGGAAGCTGTACGGGGCGAGCACGAACTTCGCGCTGGGGGACTGGGCGGTGGGCATCGAGACATCCTATCGTCCGAAGGAGGCGGTGGCCCTGTCGAGCTGTTACGGTCAAGGGGGAGAGTTGGACCTGATCACCAACGGCCCTGTCGGGATCAATTGCCCGTCGTGGATCGACCAGAAGAAGTGGCAGACGCACCTGACGGGCATCCTTCTTATGACGCCGGGCAATCACGGCTGGTTCCTTGACCTGCTGGGGGCCCAGACCGCGGCATTCACGGGCGAAGCTGTCTGGATCAATTTCCCGGGCGTGAGCCCCAATAAGCGGTACAACCGGACGATCGACGGTGTCCCCGTGACGCAGGTTCCCGCGGCCGGCTACGGGTTCTGGGAGGGCCCTGCCGTCACCCGGGACATCGGGGCGGGGCCTTTGCCTTACAAGACCGCCGCTGGGCAGGGGACCGCGAACTCGTACGGCTACACCCTCGATTTCAACTGGACTTACGACAACAAGATCATCAGTGGCTGGCAGGTCATCCCCGGCCTGACCTTCTTCCATGCCGTCAAGGGATTCACGCCGACCCTCACTGCGAACTTCTTCGAGGGCGCCAAGTCGCTGAACTTCTACCTCCTGTTCAACCAGAATCCTCCGTCCAGATGGCAGGTGGGGCTCAATTACACGAATTATTTCGGAAACAACCAGCTCCTGGCCGACCGGGACTTCATCGGCGGGTACCTCACCCGGAACTTCTGA